A single region of the Duganella sp. BuS-21 genome encodes:
- a CDS encoding hydroxymethylpyrimidine/phosphomethylpyrimidine kinase, which translates to MQNQTSPLILSFGAADPAGATGVQADLATFSALSCIGLSVTTALLIGDSAHVEDMQDIDPDWVADQARVILEDMTMAAFKVGAITNLEQVAAVAEILSDYPDAPLILDPFSSRLPQPPDDDAEELLTAIRQLLVPQATLVMLSQVELGRLAETWRESGEGEDTLESDVEHLLALGCEFVLVTGTPSGGAQGDAAAPNTLANTLYGADGVISHDAWQHLAGPFIGAGNTLSAALTAFMARGAEVPEAVAAAQEYTVGALAHAQRYGMGKFVPNRFFHLQAIEDLQ; encoded by the coding sequence GTGCAAAACCAAACTTCTCCTCTTATATTGAGCTTCGGCGCTGCCGATCCCGCCGGCGCCACCGGCGTCCAGGCCGACCTGGCCACATTCTCGGCCCTGTCCTGCATCGGTCTGTCGGTGACGACCGCGTTGCTGATCGGCGACAGCGCCCATGTCGAAGACATGCAGGACATCGACCCGGACTGGGTGGCCGACCAGGCCCGCGTGATCCTGGAAGACATGACCATGGCCGCCTTCAAGGTCGGCGCCATCACCAATCTGGAACAGGTGGCGGCGGTGGCCGAGATCCTGTCCGACTATCCGGACGCGCCGCTGATCCTCGACCCCTTCAGTTCGCGCCTGCCGCAGCCGCCCGACGACGATGCCGAAGAGCTGCTGACGGCGATCCGCCAGTTGCTGGTGCCGCAGGCGACGCTGGTGATGCTGTCGCAAGTCGAGCTGGGGCGCCTGGCCGAAACCTGGCGCGAAAGCGGTGAAGGCGAGGATACACTGGAATCGGATGTCGAACATTTGCTGGCCCTCGGCTGCGAATTCGTGCTGGTCACCGGCACCCCGTCCGGCGGCGCGCAAGGCGACGCCGCCGCGCCCAACACCCTGGCCAACACCCTGTACGGCGCCGATGGCGTGATCAGCCACGACGCCTGGCAGCACCTGGCCGGGCCCTTCATCGGCGCCGGCAACACCCTGTCGGCGGCGCTGACGGCCTTCATGGCGCGCGGCGCCGAGGTGCCCGAGGCGGTGGCGGCGGCCCAGGAGTACACTGTCGGCGCGCTGGCGCACGCGCAGCGCTACGGCATGGGCAAGTTCGTGCCGAACCGATTTTTCCATTTGCAGGCGATCGAAGACCTGCAGTAA
- a CDS encoding Hpt domain-containing protein gives MTKTDFSTSQQPQLDTGPLSWVMVEIRESLARSRTALFEAGGREPEDQATQLQHAKSHLHQAHGALQMVDIEGVGLLTAVAEAALDSFKAGTLKCSTDNAQGVAQLYQALVEYLEELLDGAPSQPARLFPYYRAVQEMLGVERIHPADLFYPDLSQPVSLPTAEADDVDTAGVPDYAAFRQRFERALLPYMKGTGDAGALLEAIKLVADAQHDGQARAFWRAMQGFAELVAAGQLPGSLYVKQLFGLINLQIRRLSQGTAAQPEAMLRDALFFIATAGAESSSPTVQQLRSAFALDGLAPVDYETRRYGQIDIEALERAKAGIAQAKAKWDRLAGAEIDPDLDAAFEASLHEVAADCEKLNLPALSALLRQLADVARKAISAGRSEELALEMATALLFAEHGLQHIRHLPDDFAAHADTIGARLLALVAGQTPPEPAQWQDGLAHQMQQDDTVVALAMEMKTGLRQVEKVLDDYYADPSKRPALLELGPVLHQLQGALSVLDQDDAMQAAQHVKLAVQALARGEGEPASESKALDDIAQNVGALGFFVDMLAQNAAGARERFAFDAVQGSFRSVPFKKMAASDSIPVLEEQVPAPAPVSMPAEAPPPAASDAAVEAELLDIFVTEAQEVLVFVDATLAKPRSESGSEASLTMLRRSFHTLKGRGRMVGLNQFADAAYAVEKVMNVWLAEERPVTDALFDLLHSAAQEMGAWVAELVAGGVSPRNADALVAAAARVREGGQPAFEAAASENDAEAEADADAEAIAAEEPVADMPAPDAPALPPLVSHGNVIEFPTIAPLVPRDDNVKHIGEIEIPLPLYNIYLHESDDLVRKLELDFGEWRHEPRRPVNPEALAASHTLAGTSGTVGFKALRELALALESTLEVLLPPAPHLDQVQHDLLDFTMQRIRQMLQSFAAGEMSPSQPELIAALQSLREELAATPPAASDEIEERLDDLVAETMDGINTPPVEEESPLDRLFRETYDAISGTVPESDAPTAPPPKKKPEAHTDDGIDDLFNAAFDDAFADPPLKIAEPQAPAAPPPVAEEPTVAEELLAAEPPLAIEPDAEIIALAPAEPHGLSGAPAIFNDELDADLLPVFLEEGADLLPQIGESLRAWQHTPADTSHAKSLLRILHTVKGSARMAGAMRLGQHCHEIETHIENMVHAGSATPQAFDELLAHYDHALLLFEQLQHPNALPVGTSAGLADDITTLTEGVTPFSGHAESDAEQSAAASPAASSTPPAAAMPTAPASTDDPHASIKSPLVRVRADILDRLVTQAGEVSISRSRLENEVGTLRTSLADFSDNLARLRRQLREVEMQAESQIASRMAISSDREFDPLEFDRFTRLQELTRMMAESVNDVASFHESLTRSVDNAHGDLTQQARLTRDLQRDLMRVRMVPFASISERLFRVARQSAKDVDKRVNLDIRGGGVELDRSVLERMSAPFEHLLRNAIAHGVEARAARAAAGKNEIGELLVQVAQEGNEVVIEFSDDGGGLDLDRIKSKAISVGLLDADEETSEAQIADLIFEPGFSTAESLTELSGRGVGMDVVQSEAQSLGGRVDLFSLPGKGTRFTIRLPLTLAVTQVVVLAAGGKTYALPAILVEQVLQMKEAALNEARGNGSIAIHGQHAALHYLPTLLGDAVQPPVQRSSPVMMLKNGSERLAVQVDEVLGNREVVIKNIGPQLSRMVGIAGATVLGTGDIVLILNPVALAQHLAHHPEMMSQYAQAAADSPAAALTPAAPGRTIMVVDDSLTVRRVTQRLLEREGYRVLLAKDGVDALEQLQETLPHLMLVDIEMPRMDGFDLTRNVRGDARTRDIPIIMITSRSADKHRNVALELGVNAYFGKPFQEPVLLEAIAGLLKSA, from the coding sequence ATGACCAAGACTGATTTTTCGACTTCACAGCAACCGCAGTTGGACACCGGACCCCTGTCGTGGGTGATGGTGGAGATCCGCGAGTCGCTGGCACGTTCGCGCACCGCGCTGTTCGAGGCGGGCGGACGGGAGCCGGAGGATCAGGCCACGCAGCTGCAGCATGCCAAGTCGCACTTGCATCAGGCGCATGGGGCCTTGCAGATGGTCGATATCGAGGGTGTCGGCTTGCTGACCGCCGTGGCGGAGGCGGCGCTCGACAGCTTCAAGGCCGGTACGCTGAAGTGCAGCACCGATAACGCTCAGGGGGTGGCGCAGCTGTATCAGGCGCTGGTGGAGTATCTGGAAGAGCTGTTGGACGGCGCGCCATCGCAGCCGGCAAGGCTGTTCCCCTACTATCGCGCGGTGCAGGAGATGCTGGGCGTGGAGCGCATTCACCCGGCGGATTTGTTCTATCCTGATTTGTCGCAACCGGTAAGCCTGCCGACGGCCGAAGCTGACGATGTCGACACGGCGGGTGTCCCGGATTACGCGGCCTTCCGCCAGCGTTTCGAGCGCGCGCTACTGCCGTACATGAAGGGCACCGGCGACGCCGGCGCGCTGCTGGAAGCGATCAAGCTGGTGGCCGACGCCCAGCATGACGGCCAGGCGCGCGCCTTCTGGCGCGCGATGCAAGGCTTCGCCGAACTGGTGGCCGCCGGCCAACTGCCCGGTAGCCTGTACGTCAAACAGCTGTTTGGCCTGATCAATCTGCAAATCCGCCGTTTAAGCCAGGGCACGGCGGCGCAACCGGAAGCCATGCTGCGCGACGCGCTGTTCTTCATCGCCACCGCCGGTGCGGAATCGTCGTCGCCTACGGTGCAGCAGTTGCGCAGCGCTTTCGCGCTGGACGGCCTGGCGCCTGTGGATTACGAAACACGTCGCTACGGCCAGATCGACATCGAAGCGCTGGAGCGCGCCAAGGCCGGCATCGCACAAGCGAAAGCCAAATGGGACCGCCTGGCCGGCGCCGAGATCGATCCCGACCTGGACGCCGCATTCGAAGCCTCGCTGCACGAGGTTGCGGCGGACTGCGAAAAACTGAACCTGCCAGCGCTGAGCGCCTTGCTGCGCCAACTGGCGGATGTCGCCCGCAAAGCCATATCCGCAGGCCGCAGCGAGGAGTTGGCGTTGGAGATGGCGACCGCCTTGCTGTTCGCCGAACACGGTTTGCAGCATATCCGTCACCTGCCAGATGATTTCGCCGCCCATGCGGACACGATAGGCGCGCGCCTGCTGGCGCTGGTCGCCGGCCAAACGCCGCCGGAGCCGGCGCAGTGGCAAGACGGCCTGGCGCATCAGATGCAGCAGGACGATACGGTCGTCGCGCTGGCGATGGAAATGAAGACCGGTCTGCGGCAGGTGGAGAAGGTACTGGACGATTACTACGCCGATCCGTCGAAACGGCCGGCGCTGCTGGAGCTCGGCCCGGTGCTGCATCAGTTGCAGGGCGCCTTGTCGGTGCTGGATCAGGATGACGCGATGCAGGCCGCGCAGCATGTGAAGCTGGCGGTGCAGGCTTTGGCGCGCGGCGAGGGCGAGCCGGCGTCGGAGTCGAAGGCGCTGGACGATATCGCGCAGAACGTGGGAGCACTGGGATTCTTTGTCGATATGCTGGCGCAAAATGCGGCCGGTGCGCGCGAGCGGTTTGCGTTCGATGCGGTGCAGGGCAGCTTCCGTTCGGTACCGTTCAAGAAGATGGCGGCGTCCGATTCAATTCCGGTGCTGGAAGAGCAGGTGCCGGCGCCGGCGCCGGTGTCGATGCCGGCGGAAGCGCCGCCGCCTGCCGCCAGCGATGCTGCGGTGGAGGCGGAGCTGCTGGATATTTTCGTGACCGAAGCGCAGGAAGTGCTGGTGTTTGTGGACGCCACGCTGGCCAAGCCACGTTCGGAGTCTGGCAGTGAAGCGTCGTTGACCATGTTGCGGCGGTCTTTCCATACGCTGAAGGGCCGCGGGCGCATGGTGGGCCTGAACCAGTTCGCCGACGCAGCTTATGCGGTCGAAAAGGTGATGAATGTGTGGCTGGCGGAGGAGCGTCCGGTCACCGATGCGCTGTTTGATTTGCTGCACAGCGCCGCGCAGGAAATGGGTGCATGGGTGGCGGAGCTGGTCGCCGGCGGCGTCTCGCCGCGCAATGCGGATGCGCTGGTGGCCGCCGCCGCGCGCGTGCGGGAGGGCGGCCAGCCAGCGTTCGAAGCCGCCGCCAGCGAGAACGACGCCGAAGCCGAAGCCGACGCCGACGCCGAAGCGATTGCAGCGGAGGAGCCGGTAGCGGATATGCCCGCACCGGACGCGCCGGCGTTGCCGCCGCTGGTCTCGCACGGCAACGTCATCGAATTCCCCACCATCGCGCCGCTGGTGCCGCGTGACGATAATGTGAAGCACATCGGCGAGATCGAAATCCCTCTGCCGCTGTACAACATCTACCTGCACGAATCGGACGATCTGGTGCGCAAGCTGGAGCTGGACTTCGGCGAGTGGCGCCATGAGCCGCGTCGTCCGGTCAATCCGGAAGCGCTGGCGGCATCCCACACATTGGCCGGCACCTCGGGCACGGTCGGCTTCAAGGCCTTGCGCGAACTGGCGCTGGCGCTGGAAAGCACGCTGGAAGTGCTGCTGCCACCGGCGCCGCATCTGGACCAGGTACAGCATGACCTGCTGGACTTCACCATGCAGCGCATTCGCCAGATGCTGCAAAGTTTTGCAGCGGGCGAGATGTCGCCGTCGCAGCCGGAATTGATCGCCGCACTGCAAAGCCTGCGCGAAGAGTTGGCCGCCACGCCGCCTGCAGCCAGCGACGAAATCGAAGAACGGCTCGACGATCTGGTGGCCGAGACCATGGATGGTATCAACACGCCGCCGGTGGAGGAAGAGTCGCCGCTGGATCGCCTGTTCCGCGAAACCTACGACGCCATCAGCGGCACCGTGCCGGAGTCCGACGCGCCGACTGCGCCGCCACCGAAGAAAAAGCCGGAAGCGCACACCGACGACGGTATCGACGACCTGTTCAACGCCGCCTTCGACGACGCCTTTGCCGATCCGCCACTCAAAATCGCCGAGCCGCAAGCCCCTGCCGCGCCGCCGCCCGTCGCCGAAGAACCGACCGTCGCCGAAGAGCTGCTCGCTGCCGAACCGCCTCTGGCCATCGAGCCGGACGCCGAGATCATTGCGCTGGCTCCGGCCGAACCGCACGGCCTGTCCGGCGCACCCGCCATCTTCAACGATGAACTGGACGCCGACCTGCTGCCCGTATTCCTGGAAGAGGGCGCGGATCTGCTGCCGCAAATCGGCGAATCGCTGCGCGCCTGGCAGCACACGCCAGCCGACACATCGCACGCCAAAAGCCTGCTGCGCATCCTGCACACCGTCAAGGGCAGCGCGCGCATGGCCGGCGCGATGCGTCTCGGCCAGCACTGCCATGAAATCGAAACCCACATCGAAAACATGGTGCACGCCGGCTCCGCCACGCCACAAGCCTTCGACGAACTGCTGGCCCACTACGACCACGCGCTACTCCTGTTCGAACAACTGCAACACCCGAACGCCCTGCCGGTCGGCACCTCGGCCGGCCTGGCGGACGACATCACCACCCTGACCGAAGGCGTGACGCCATTCTCCGGTCACGCCGAAAGCGACGCCGAACAGAGCGCTGCCGCCAGTCCTGCCGCATCGTCAACGCCGCCAGCAGCAGCTATGCCGACAGCACCGGCAAGCACCGACGACCCGCACGCCAGTATCAAATCGCCACTGGTCCGCGTGCGCGCCGACATCCTCGATCGCCTGGTCACCCAGGCCGGCGAAGTCTCGATCTCGCGCTCCCGCCTGGAAAACGAAGTCGGCACCCTGCGCACCTCCCTGGCCGACTTCTCCGACAACCTGGCCCGCCTGCGCCGCCAACTGCGCGAAGTCGAAATGCAAGCCGAATCGCAAATCGCCTCGCGCATGGCCATCTCCAGCGACCGTGAATTCGACCCGCTGGAATTCGACCGCTTCACGCGGCTGCAGGAACTCACCCGCATGATGGCCGAAAGCGTCAACGACGTCGCCAGCTTCCATGAAAGCCTGACCCGCAGCGTCGATAACGCCCACGGCGACCTGACGCAACAAGCCCGCCTCACGCGCGACCTGCAGCGCGACCTGATGCGCGTGCGCATGGTGCCCTTCGCCAGCATCTCGGAGCGCCTGTTCCGCGTCGCCCGCCAAAGCGCCAAGGACGTCGACAAGCGCGTCAACCTCGACATCCGTGGTGGCGGCGTGGAACTCGACCGCAGCGTCCTGGAACGCATGTCCGCACCATTCGAACACCTGCTGCGCAACGCCATCGCCCACGGCGTGGAAGCGCGCGCCGCCCGCGCGGCGGCGGGCAAGAACGAAATCGGCGAACTGCTGGTGCAGGTAGCCCAGGAAGGCAATGAAGTCGTGATCGAATTCAGCGACGACGGCGGCGGCCTTGACCTTGACCGCATCAAGTCCAAGGCCATCAGCGTCGGCCTGCTCGACGCCGACGAAGAAACCAGCGAAGCCCAGATCGCCGACCTGATTTTCGAACCCGGTTTCTCCACCGCCGAGTCGCTGACCGAATTGTCGGGACGCGGCGTCGGCATGGACGTGGTGCAGTCGGAAGCCCAATCGCTGGGCGGCCGCGTGGACCTGTTCTCCTTGCCGGGCAAAGGCACGCGCTTCACCATCCGCCTGCCGCTCACGCTGGCGGTGACGCAGGTGGTGGTGCTGGCCGCAGGCGGCAAGACCTACGCACTGCCGGCCATTCTGGTGGAGCAGGTGCTGCAAATGAAGGAAGCGGCGCTGAATGAAGCGCGCGGCAACGGCAGCATCGCCATCCACGGTCAGCACGCCGCCTTGCACTACCTGCCGACACTGCTCGGCGATGCGGTGCAGCCGCCGGTGCAGCGCTCATCGCCGGTGATGATGCTCAAGAACGGCAGCGAACGCCTGGCCGTGCAGGTCGATGAAGTGCTGGGCAACCGCGAGGTGGTCATCAAGAACATCGGTCCGCAGCTTTCGCGCATGGTGGGCATCGCCGGCGCCACGGTGCTGGGCACGGGCGACATCGTACTGATATTGAATCCGGTGGCGCTGGCGCAGCATCTGGCGCACCATCCCGAAATGATGTCGCAGTACGCGCAAGCGGCGGCCGACAGCCCGGCGGCGGCGTTGACGCCGGCGGCGCCGGGCCGGACCATCATGGTGGTGGACGATTCGCTGACCGTGCGCCGTGTCACCCAGCGCCTGCTGGAACGCGAAGGCTATCGCGTGCTGCTGGCCAAGGACGGCGTGGACGCGCTGGAGCAGCTGCAGGAAACGCTGCCGCACCTGATGCTGGTCGATATCGAGATGCCGCGCATGGACGGTTTTGACCTCACGCGCAATGTGCGCGGCGATGCGCGCACGCGCGACATCCCCATCATCATGATCACCTCGCGCAGCGCGGACAAGCACCGCAACGTGGCGCTGGAGCTGGGCGTGAACGCCTACTTCGGCAAACCGTTCCAGGAGCCGGTGCTGCTGGAGGCGATTGCCGGTCTGCTCAAGTCGGCTTAA
- a CDS encoding rubredoxin yields MCLICGWIYDEQAGLPDEGIAPGTRWADVPMNWSCPECGARKDDFEMVAI; encoded by the coding sequence ATGTGCCTGATCTGCGGCTGGATCTACGACGAACAAGCCGGCCTGCCGGACGAAGGCATCGCGCCGGGTACCCGCTGGGCCGACGTGCCGATGAACTGGAGTTGTCCGGAATGCGGCGCCCGCAAGGACGATTTCGAGATGGTAGCCATCTGA
- a CDS encoding response regulator, translating into MTTTALKIMVIDDSSTIRRSAEIFLTQAGYQVVLADDGFDALAKINDHHPALIFCDILMPRLDGYQTCALIKKSAKFHATPVLMLSSKDGLFDRARGAMVGAVAYLTKPFTKDSLLAAVREHTGGAVATPE; encoded by the coding sequence ATGACGACAACCGCGCTGAAAATCATGGTGATCGACGACAGCAGCACGATTCGTCGTTCGGCCGAGATCTTTTTGACCCAGGCCGGCTATCAGGTGGTGCTGGCCGACGACGGCTTCGACGCCCTGGCCAAGATCAACGACCACCATCCGGCGCTGATCTTCTGCGACATCCTGATGCCGCGCCTCGATGGCTATCAAACCTGCGCCCTGATCAAAAAAAGCGCAAAATTCCATGCCACGCCGGTGTTGATGCTGTCCTCCAAGGACGGCTTGTTCGACCGCGCGCGCGGCGCCATGGTCGGCGCGGTCGCCTATCTGACCAAGCCGTTTACCAAAGACAGCCTGCTGGCCGCCGTTCGCGAGCACACCGGCGGCGCTGTCGCCACACCAGAATAG
- a CDS encoding chemotaxis protein CheW — protein sequence MSELPERRSRLRQYQVQLLERMQAAKTGATESGRELGVLIGGRLCLLDLTQISEIVPLQTPTPVPLTQDWYLGLVNLRGHLTGVIDLARYRQQDAGDAAPSERRLISFAPGLGFNCALLVERVLGLRKLADMEAVEADQFRDAEGQQWLRIDLAQLVREPRFVQVGLV from the coding sequence ATGAGCGAGCTCCCGGAACGCCGCAGCCGCTTGCGCCAGTATCAGGTGCAGCTGCTGGAGCGCATGCAGGCCGCGAAAACCGGCGCCACCGAGAGCGGGCGCGAACTGGGCGTGCTGATCGGCGGGCGTTTGTGCCTGCTCGACCTGACCCAGATCAGCGAGATCGTGCCGCTGCAAACGCCGACGCCGGTGCCGCTGACGCAGGACTGGTATCTGGGGCTGGTGAATCTGCGCGGCCATCTGACCGGGGTGATCGACCTGGCGCGCTATCGCCAGCAGGACGCGGGCGACGCCGCACCGTCCGAACGCCGCCTGATTTCCTTCGCGCCGGGACTCGGATTCAATTGCGCGCTGCTGGTCGAGCGGGTGCTGGGCCTGCGCAAGCTGGCCGACATGGAAGCGGTGGAGGCGGACCAGTTCCGCGACGCCGAAGGACAACAATGGCTGCGCATCGATCTGGCGCAGCTGGTGCGCGAACCGCGCTTTGTGCAGGTAGGACTGGTATAG
- a CDS encoding response regulator has protein sequence MAIQRILIVDDSATERYYLSDILTRSGYTVSVAVSGEEALLKLKAEKPELILMDVVMPGANGFQVTRSIARDPQLKDVPIIICSSKSQETDRIWALRQGARDYLVKPVDPAELLAKIAALG, from the coding sequence ATGGCCATACAAAGAATTCTGATCGTCGACGATTCGGCCACTGAGCGCTACTACCTGAGCGACATCCTGACCCGCAGCGGTTATACCGTGTCGGTGGCGGTCAGCGGCGAGGAAGCGCTGCTCAAGCTCAAGGCCGAGAAGCCGGAACTGATCCTGATGGATGTGGTGATGCCCGGCGCGAACGGCTTCCAGGTCACGCGCTCGATCGCCCGTGATCCGCAACTGAAGGACGTGCCGATCATCATCTGCTCCAGCAAGAGCCAGGAGACCGACCGCATCTGGGCGCTGCGCCAGGGCGCCAGGGATTACCTGGTCAAGCCGGTCGATCCGGCCGAACTGCTGGCCAAGATCGCGGCCCTCGGCTAA
- a CDS encoding methyl-accepting chemotaxis protein, which translates to MAFKIFSRGSRNAVQDAAANSEFGDSQFLHAGAGAGANAEAPSPAPAVDDDGDEAPLRLRDALGRRRNAAAPADTGPGFKLPLIGHLPAQRQLSVLSTALAISLGLSAVFVAFNNIHSANRSAQTQVASDALMHSQRIGKAAPNAVQGSAEGFRQLEESRKELNTDINLMTRGGQYQGRAIGEPRSDIATVVAVARKQWTATDLAAGTILLLKADLSGMDKALQKLNEMTPDLLVRSEDILNLKVQRGASAREIAALGKLTMLTQRMSRSAGDFFTAGGISSETAFQLGRDTTVFRNTIDGFLNGSPQQGLAAVREPDLRTKFTELQSAFEEYQKLVAMVLEKLDKFSAAKAAEQLIFNDNEALRQRLTVLQQAYRENQDSLDITFWLMVAGGMMTLITAAAIGRVLLMDSHNRTRGAERRRQEADAMRRQAQSKEEEAKSMNDQNQAAILRLMNELQEVADGDLTVQATVSEDITGAIADSVNYTVEELRGLVGRVTATAEQVTKASTHAQSISNDLLTASQQQSREIQDASSTVVKMANEITDVSRSARESADVALQSVAAAQQGSTAVENAIKGMHEIREQIQDTSKRIKRLGESSQEIGEITELISDITEQTNVLALNAAIQAASAGEAGRGFSVVAEEVQRLAERSAEAAKQIGALVRTIQTDTHDAVAAMEKSTQGVVEGARLSDAAGAALHDISQVSNRLAELISGIAQATGQQATSASGVAQNIQHILTVTEQAQDGTQQTAQSIHKLSVLAQELKNSVARFRIA; encoded by the coding sequence ATGGCTTTTAAGATTTTCTCACGCGGCAGCCGGAATGCCGTACAAGATGCCGCCGCCAATTCGGAGTTTGGCGACTCGCAGTTTCTGCACGCCGGCGCCGGCGCCGGCGCGAATGCAGAGGCGCCATCGCCTGCACCTGCGGTCGACGACGACGGCGATGAAGCCCCGCTGCGCCTGCGCGATGCATTGGGCCGCCGCCGCAATGCCGCCGCACCGGCCGACACCGGCCCCGGTTTCAAACTGCCGCTGATCGGCCACCTGCCGGCGCAACGCCAACTGAGCGTGCTGTCCACGGCGCTGGCGATCAGCCTTGGCCTGAGCGCGGTGTTTGTCGCTTTCAACAACATCCACAGCGCCAACCGTTCGGCGCAAACCCAGGTCGCCAGCGATGCGCTGATGCACTCGCAGCGCATCGGCAAGGCCGCGCCCAATGCGGTGCAGGGCAGCGCCGAGGGCTTCCGCCAGCTGGAGGAAAGCCGCAAGGAACTGAATACCGATATCAACTTGATGACGCGCGGAGGCCAGTACCAGGGCCGCGCCATCGGCGAGCCGCGCTCCGATATCGCCACCGTGGTGGCGGTGGCGCGCAAGCAGTGGACCGCCACCGATCTGGCGGCCGGCACCATCCTGCTGCTGAAGGCGGACCTGAGCGGCATGGACAAGGCGCTGCAAAAGCTCAATGAGATGACGCCCGACCTGCTGGTGCGCAGCGAGGACATCCTCAACCTCAAGGTCCAGCGCGGCGCCTCGGCGCGCGAGATCGCGGCGCTCGGCAAGCTGACCATGCTGACCCAGCGCATGAGCCGCAGCGCCGGCGACTTCTTCACCGCCGGCGGCATCAGCTCGGAGACAGCGTTCCAGCTGGGGCGCGACACCACGGTCTTCCGCAACACCATCGACGGCTTCCTCAACGGCAGCCCGCAACAAGGACTGGCCGCCGTGCGCGAGCCGGACCTGCGCACCAAGTTCACCGAGCTGCAAAGCGCCTTCGAGGAATATCAGAAGCTGGTAGCCATGGTGCTGGAGAAGCTCGATAAATTCAGCGCCGCCAAAGCGGCCGAACAGCTGATCTTCAACGACAACGAGGCGCTGCGCCAGCGCCTGACCGTGCTGCAGCAGGCCTACCGCGAAAACCAGGACTCGCTCGACATCACCTTCTGGCTGATGGTGGCCGGCGGCATGATGACGCTGATCACGGCGGCGGCCATCGGCCGCGTGCTGCTGATGGATTCGCACAACCGCACGCGCGGCGCCGAACGCCGCCGCCAGGAAGCAGACGCCATGCGCCGCCAGGCGCAGAGCAAGGAAGAGGAAGCCAAGTCCATGAACGACCAGAATCAGGCGGCCATTCTGCGCCTGATGAACGAGCTGCAGGAAGTGGCCGACGGCGACTTGACGGTACAGGCCACGGTGTCCGAGGACATCACCGGCGCCATCGCCGATTCGGTCAACTACACGGTGGAAGAGCTGCGCGGCTTGGTGGGCCGGGTGACGGCGACCGCCGAGCAGGTGACCAAGGCGTCCACCCATGCGCAAAGCATTTCCAACGACCTGTTGACGGCGTCGCAGCAGCAGTCGCGTGAGATCCAGGATGCTTCGTCCACGGTGGTGAAGATGGCCAACGAGATCACCGACGTCTCGCGTTCGGCCCGCGAGTCGGCCGATGTGGCGCTGCAGTCGGTGGCAGCGGCGCAGCAAGGTTCGACGGCGGTGGAAAACGCCATCAAGGGCATGCACGAGATCCGCGAGCAGATCCAGGATACGTCCAAGCGCATCAAGCGGCTGGGCGAATCGTCGCAGGAGATCGGCGAGATCACCGAGCTGATTTCCGATATTACCGAACAGACCAACGTGTTGGCGCTGAACGCGGCGATCCAGGCCGCGTCGGCCGGCGAGGCGGGACGCGGCTTCTCGGTGGTGGCGGAGGAGGTGCAGCGGCTGGCGGAACGTTCGGCCGAAGCGGCCAAGCAGATCGGCGCGCTGGTGCGCACGATTCAGACCGATACGCACGATGCGGTGGCGGCGATGGAGAAGTCGACGCAGGGCGTGGTCGAGGGCGCGCGCCTGTCCGATGCGGCCGGCGCGGCGCTGCACGATATTTCGCAGGTGTCGAACCGCCTGGCGGAATTGATTTCAGGGATTGCGCAGGCAACCGGGCAGCAGGCCACGTCGGCTTCCGGTGTGGCGCAGAACATCCAGCATATTTTGACGGTGACGGAGCAGGCGCAGGACGGCACCCAGCAAACCGCTCAATCGATACACAAGCTGTCGGTGCTGGCGCAGGAGTTGAAGAACTCCGTGGCGCGCTTCCGTATAGCTTAA